Below is a genomic region from Flammeovirgaceae bacterium SG7u.111.
ATTGTAGATACCAATTGCTAATTGATTGGGAGTTGGATTTTTTCTTTCAGTATAAGTACTATCGCTCCCTACTTTATTTAATTCTCTTCTGTAAAGCATATTTTTGGCTTCAATAATTCCTAATTCATCCGACAGAATTAATAGTGTTGCTTTAGCCTTTTTTCCACCTTCTGTAATTGGAATTAGAGTTGGAGCGTCTCCTCGACCACTACTTTTTCTTCCATACTCAATTTTAAATGGGGTTTCAACATTATTTATCCGCTTAGTTATGAATTTCTTCAATTCACTTCCTGGGTCGTCGATTAAAGAACCGAAAGCTAAAATTCCGAGTTTTGATACTTTATCTTTCATTTTTCTTTTTCTCTTATTTCCATACGATTTTCTCCAAATTTTTCCCTTCCTAGTTTTTCTATCACCTTTCCCCATTCTTAGAAGTTTTTCATCGTCTTTGGTTGTTTTTTATTTTTTTTAATGCCATAGAACTTGCTTATATATGCAATTGCATATATATCTATTATATCTTTTCTCCTAAATATAGTACAGAAGAATTAGTTGATTAGGGATAAAGCTTAAAATATTTAAAAAAATAAGCCCTTAGTTGCTTAGGAGGACATTATTTGAGGTTTTATTGTACTTCTCTCCTTTTCCTTTATTGAATATACAAAAAAGCTGCTTTTGTAGCCAAAACAACCGTAAGTTTATACGTTTATTTTACGTTTAATTCTACGGTTATAAAAGAGCGATGACATCGTTTGAAACAATGTCATCGCTTGTAGTATTAAGCCTTTACCGCAGCAGTTTTTTTCTTACTGCTGGCAGGGGCTCCATCATCTGCCAAACCTGTTGGCGCTGGAGTTCTTTTATAGATCGCCTTAAAATCCCTTAGCCATTTGTGGAAAGCTTTGAGCTTTCTGTTACGGTCGGTAGTAGCATCTTGAGCTATCTTTTCTTTCTTCTTGGCCAAGTGGTGGAGTTCTACTACTTCTTCCACCATCTGCAGCATTTGCTCCACTAGCTCCGTGCTCACACTCCTTGTCTTTAGCTTATTGCTAATTTCCTTTTCTTGCAGGGCAAATTGGTAGAACTTGCTGATATAATTGATGATGAGGGTAAACTTGCGCGGCCTGTCCCCTTCTAGCTTCAGCTGCCGAGCAATGCCCCTGTCCTCTTCCGACTCAAATAGTCTCCTGGCCTTTGTGAGGTGCCCCATGTATTCTTTTTCTAAGTTTCGGAAAGACTGCTTGAAAACCTTATACTGTTGGTCTTTTTCAGACTGCTTGTTTTCCCATACAAGGTCTGCTGCCCATACCTCTTTTACCATTACCTGAGCATTTACTAACTCCGCACGGCTATAGCCAGCATTGTTTGCCCTAGCTAGGGTATCCTCCTTGCCCACTATGGTGCTCAGGAAGGTATCTGCTTCCATTAGTTCTGTTTGCCAATCATTACTCTCTTTTCTTTTAGCAGTAGAGTTGATCGTGTCGTTTGTTGGATCCATTTTTTTAGGATTTTTATGAAAATTAAAATATCATCCTGTAAACGAGGTACTTAAAAATTGTTGCCACTATTCCTATCCAATATGTTCCACAATATTACATGACTACATATTGTGTTAGCCCCTACAAAAACAGTGAAATGTAAAATATAAGCAATAATAGAATTGTATTTTGCAGTTAGTTACAGGATCTTACATAAAAAACCTTGTACTTTTCCTGCGAAATATTACAGCTTGTGAAGAGACTATACATATGCAGCTGCAACTGATGCGGCTTTGCTTATAAAATTAGCAGCTTGCCCTCAAAATGATGCGCGATAGGGCTATCGGATGAGGCATTGTTTAAAATATTAGCGGCGCATGCTCCAACTCATGCGGCGCACGCTCCAAATTGTTCGGCATCTTACATGATCGAAGCGGCGCACCCTTTATTCCATGCGGCGGCCGCTTCAAATTGTCTTCCAATCGCTCAAAACGATGCCGACATGTAAGAAATAGGTGCGTACAAGGGGCTATCTCAAGCCACTTTGTTTATAAAATTAGCAGACACCCCTCCAGCCCATGCCGACAGTGCAGTAACCCTAGCGGACAACGCTATAAACGATACCTGCATCCCCCGGTTTGCCAAAGATTATGCCCCAAGCCCTCTTGACAAGCCAAAAGTGGGTAATGTAAGGAAAATGAACATCTCGGTCGTTTTTTTCACGCCTACGACACTTGGAAGGTAAAACGAAGCCCTAGTTGGAGTGTAGGTAGCCGAGCGACGGGGGCTTTTAGAAAGACCCCATCGATATCGATCCCATTGTGAGTTTTTCGCGTAACACTCTCCCAGGGTCTGCCTGCCACAGACTGTGGGAGTTTTATTTTTGTCATGTACTAAACTACAAATTATAATTTCACTTTAGCCATTCCCACCGTTCAGCCCAATCTAATAAAACATTTCTACGCCATTTCAATACTGTTTTTGCTCCTTGCCACCCATTATCAAACAATGCTGGATCAGAGGGGTCTGTATACCAATTATCCCCTAATTTGTAATCATGCTCAGAAGAATTCCCAGGCCACACATTACTAACCACAAGCTGACCTTTTTGCCCATTTAACTCAGGTATCCCCGAGCTTATTTCATAAGATAATGTTTCTGCCTTTTTTGGAGCATAACGTACTACATATTCACCATTACCCAGGTGATACCCTGACCAGTTTTGTCCACCGACAGACATAATAAGGCAAGCAGAGTCTGTAGGTATATTTAAGTCTTTGCTTTTAAAATGGTACTCAATAATTGAATATACAGGTATTGTATCACTCAATGTTGTATTGCAGTTTAAAATAGATCTTGAGCTATGTGTGAATTTCTCAAAACTACCACCCCAACTTTCTGTCAATGGATTTAAAGGATTGCCGTTCATTGCATATAACAGAGAAGGCGTATCCCCCATTTTTATTCCACCTCCGTAATAATTTTTGAACGCATTTGCCATATGTCCAGCGCCATCTATAAAGTTAGCATAGTACTTTTCATTTCTTAAACTATCTGGACTGTCTGTATTTGAGAAAAACCCACGGTATACAGCATTTGCTTCAATAAACCATAGGTCAGGGAAATTTTCGACTATATATGCATAACTGTTTGTACTCCATTTTTTATTTGGTCCACCAATCCAGTATACTTTTATTTTATGCCGAATTTCGGGAGCATCGTGTAAAGCCTGTGCCACATCGTCCAAACCACCCCATACTAATACCCACAATGGCTGCTCGCTTTCTTTTTGAGCACATTTAATAATCCAGTCCGACCCTTCAGTTGCTGTTTGGTAACCCACAAAGGGGGCTGCACCTTTTCTTCCCTGCTTGCAAATGGCTCGTAAACTTTCCGGTGTTGGAAACCTATCAGAGTGCTCTTTTAATTTAGGCAAATCCTTCTGGTAAAGGTCTATCATTTTGATAATTTCCTCCTTAGAGCCTTCGCCATAAGAGGGTGAAGAGATGAGCCCTTCGGTTTGAAACATATCACTGTACATTAAAAAATATATCATCGATTGATTGTCGTCT
It encodes:
- a CDS encoding 30S ribosomal protein THX — translated: MGKGDRKTRKGKIWRKSYGNKRKRKMKDKVSKLGILAFGSLIDDPGSELKKFITKRINNVETPFKIEYGRKSSGRGDAPTLIPITEGGKKAKATLLILSDELGIIEAKNMLYRRELNKVGSDSTYTERKNPTPNQLAIGIYNNIRNVETVLTANFGKNLTEITPEILADLAIASFKSDKVEIGRDGISYLKNNISNGIITPLTDEYEKSILQKMKANSLEEIIKKKTP
- a CDS encoding DUF1593 domain-containing protein, producing the protein MHKLLSVFTFILIFSCSTSTKEVEKPRIIISSDIGGTDPDDNQSMIYFLMYSDMFQTEGLISSPSYGEGSKEEIIKMIDLYQKDLPKLKEHSDRFPTPESLRAICKQGRKGAAPFVGYQTATEGSDWIIKCAQKESEQPLWVLVWGGLDDVAQALHDAPEIRHKIKVYWIGGPNKKWSTNSYAYIVENFPDLWFIEANAVYRGFFSNTDSPDSLRNEKYYANFIDGAGHMANAFKNYYGGGIKMGDTPSLLYAMNGNPLNPLTESWGGSFEKFTHSSRSILNCNTTLSDTIPVYSIIEYHFKSKDLNIPTDSACLIMSVGGQNWSGYHLGNGEYVVRYAPKKAETLSYEISSGIPELNGQKGQLVVSNVWPGNSSEHDYKLGDNWYTDPSDPALFDNGWQGAKTVLKWRRNVLLDWAERWEWLK